Genomic window (Streptococcus suis S735):
GCTTGAAGGGGGTTGGCAATGAAACTGCGGATGTTATTTTGCTCTATTTGTGTCGAAGAAGTGTTTTTGTGGCGGATCAATATGCTCTTCGGCTATTTAATCGTTTAGGACTTAGCCAGTCTCAGGATTATTTGAGTTTGAGACAGGAATTTACAGAGCAGATAAAAGATTGGTCGGTAAAAGACGCTCAGGAGCTTCATGCACTGATTGATGAACATGGCAAGCAGTTCAGGTTAACAAAGGGGCAGCTTGATGAATCATGGTTGATGATATAGTCATACTCTTCGAAAATCAAAATCAGACGTTGTTGACATGATTTGATGAACCTCAGTTCTATCTGCATTTGCATCGCCTAGCTTGATTTTGATTTTCATTGAGTATCAATTAGTGTATTTTTTATTACTGAAGGGCGAGGAAGTCTCATTTCCTTATTTCCGAGTTTAAACACTCCACTGGACAGTTGAAGTAGCCTGCATATCGTTGCCTTGTACTAAAAGCAAACGAAACGACTATAAAAGAGTAAAACCAGCGGTTCAGTTGGTTGCTCTTTTTTTATATTAATTGGAGTTATTTTCCAAGATAAAATGATTATAGACTGCTAAGGATGCTGCTCCAATTGCACCTCGAAATATATTAAAAGATAAGAATTCAATATCTAAATTATTTTTACTTGGAATAAATTGCAATTGATTGTCAACAAGATTATTAACTTTTTCTGAAAAACCTGGATAATTTAATAACTGGCTATTAATAAAAATTTTTTTTGAATCATAAATGATCAATGTATTTGCGATTGAGGTAGTTAAAAAATCAATCCCTGATTCAATTTTTTCAATAATAAAACCATCTCCTAGTCGGTATGCATTGTATACAACATCTAATGTAATATCTTCTGGTTTTTCAACCAAAGTTTTTATGATAGAACCTTGAACATTCTCAAATAAAAATCTTGCATTATTGATTAACCAAGTATCAGAAATATAAGTTTGAAGGCATCCACGTTTTCCACATTCACAAGAAGGTCCGTTTAAATCAACTACTGTATGACCAATCTCTCCAATATAAAAGTTTTTGTTTTGTAAAATATGTTCACTATCAAAAAATGAACAGAACAATCCAGGTCCAATATGAATAAATAAAAACTGCTCTGGCGAACTTTCGGGATGAAAGAGATATGAACCAATTGCCATGCAATTAATATTGTTCTCTAGAAAAATAGGAATTGAAATACTTTGTTTAATTACGGCAAGATCAAAATAAATCCACTTTACATTATTTGAAATAATATGTCCTGATTTTGAATCAAAGTGACCAGGTACAGCAATACCGAGAGCTCCAAATTCAAGATAGGAAAACTTATCTAGAGTTTCAGTTACTAATTGGATAATTATTTCATTTATTTGTTTGGAATCATATTCTGTAATTTTTATATTGCTATTTGTGATTAGGTTTCCAATAGTGTCTGTGACGGCTAAATAGATTCCATTGGCATTAATCTCGATTCCAATATAATGTCTATATTGAGAGTTTACTGTAATAAGTCGTCTACTACGACCTGATCCAATATAATCTCGAACCTCATCGCCAGTCTCAATAACTTTTTTTTCAGCTACCAGGTAACTAATCATATTCGTAATAGTTGCCGGTGTAATTTTTAAAGATTTAGAAATTCTTGTTCTAGAGCTTTTTTGATGTCTAAATAAAGTTTTTAATATATTTCCAGAAATATTTCGAATGGTTTCTTCTTTTTTTCCCATTTTAGTACCTCACATTGGAAAATAGTATTTTTCAATGTAAGAATAACATATTTTTTATAAAAAATGAAGTAAAAACACTAAACAAATAAATAAATTTCATTTTTTAATTAAAATTTATAAATAAAAACTTGACAATTAAGCGCTTACATGATATCTTTAATTTACAAAATAAAATTAATGGAGGATAAGAAAATGAATGGATTAATGCATTTTCTTGAACATAAACTAGCTCCTTTTGGAACTAAGGTAGGGAATCAACGTCATTTGAAAGCAGTTCGTGACGGTTTTATGATGGCTATGCCTCTTGTATTAGTTGGCTCGTTCTTCCTATTGCTAATCAGTTGGCCGGATCAGGCTTCTGGGGGATTTTCAGTAGTAGGCTTTTTAGAGCAAATTGGTTTGTTGGGGATTTTAAATCGGTTAAATCAATCAACAATGGCGATTATCTCTCTCATAGCTACATTCGGTATTGCATATCGATTATCCGAATCATATGAGACAGATGGACCTTCTGCAGGTGTTATTGCTTTATCATCTTTTATTTTACTTGCGCCAAGATTCTCAACAATGGTTTTCAACGAATCTGGTGAACAAATTAATCAAGTATTTGCTGGAGCAATTCCATTTGGAAGTTTGAACGCAAGTGCATTATTTGTTGCTATTGCTGTTGGATTAGTTTCAGCTGAAATTTATCGTTTCTTTATCCAAAGAGGTATTACAATTAAAATGCCAAAAAATGTCCCAGACGTTGTGGGTAAGTCATTTGCCGCATTGCTTCCAGCATTAACAACATTAATTTTCTGGGCTTGCGTCTTCCAGGGATTAGAAGCTGCTGGTGTTGAAGGTGGACTTGGAGCGGTTTTGGGATTAATTGTAGGTAAACCACTTGGTCTTATTGCAGGAAGTCTCGGTGGAATGGTGCTTGTTGTGCTTGTAAATTCACTTTTCTGGTTTACTGGTGTTAATGGTGGACAAGTGTTAAATGCTTTTGTCGATCCGGTTTGGTTACAGTTTACAGAAGCAAATCAACTTGCAGCCGCCGCGGGAGAAAAATTACCACATATTATTACTTTGCCTTTCAAAGATTTGTTCGTATTTATGGGCGGTGGTGGCGCTACTGTAGGATTAGCGCTTTGCTTACTTGTCTTTAGTAAAAGTCGTACATTTAAGAGTTTAGGACGAATCTCCTTTATTCCTTCTCTCTTTAATATTAATA
Coding sequences:
- a CDS encoding ROK family protein, with the translated sequence MGKKEETIRNISGNILKTLFRHQKSSRTRISKSLKITPATITNMISYLVAEKKVIETGDEVRDYIGSGRSRRLITVNSQYRHYIGIEINANGIYLAVTDTIGNLITNSNIKITEYDSKQINEIIIQLVTETLDKFSYLEFGALGIAVPGHFDSKSGHIISNNVKWIYFDLAVIKQSISIPIFLENNINCMAIGSYLFHPESSPEQFLFIHIGPGLFCSFFDSEHILQNKNFYIGEIGHTVVDLNGPSCECGKRGCLQTYISDTWLINNARFLFENVQGSIIKTLVEKPEDITLDVVYNAYRLGDGFIIEKIESGIDFLTTSIANTLIIYDSKKIFINSQLLNYPGFSEKVNNLVDNQLQFIPSKNNLDIEFLSFNIFRGAIGAASLAVYNHFILENNSN
- a CDS encoding PTS sugar transporter subunit IIC, whose translation is MNGLMHFLEHKLAPFGTKVGNQRHLKAVRDGFMMAMPLVLVGSFFLLLISWPDQASGGFSVVGFLEQIGLLGILNRLNQSTMAIISLIATFGIAYRLSESYETDGPSAGVIALSSFILLAPRFSTMVFNESGEQINQVFAGAIPFGSLNASALFVAIAVGLVSAEIYRFFIQRGITIKMPKNVPDVVGKSFAALLPALTTLIFWACVFQGLEAAGVEGGLGAVLGLIVGKPLGLIAGSLGGMVLVVLVNSLFWFTGVNGGQVLNAFVDPVWLQFTEANQLAAAAGEKLPHIITLPFKDLFVFMGGGGATVGLALCLLVFSKSRTFKSLGRISFIPSLFNINTAILFSFPTVLNPIMMIPFILTPTVNAIITYFAMATGLVPMTTGVVLPWTMPPILGGFLATGGSIQGAILQIILIGVSFIIYYPFFKVADNKNLELEESGE